One Acidobacteriota bacterium DNA segment encodes these proteins:
- a CDS encoding response regulator transcription factor, whose translation MTVLVAQNDAALATFLRKGLEAENHSVHVVGERSLIMPAVLRVDCNLIILDLDMLVGSKADRSEHALLRDIRLTRESLSILTLSSRTTVEDRVGALDSGADDFVAKPFSYFEFSARIRALLRRQARPPAALLQVEDLEMNRMERRVLRDGRSIELTPKEFHLLEFLMQNSGRLVSRTMIMNRVWGSSGNAIGDAMGSDFNRISHDAPGLPGKIIADSSVDAMTNIVDVYINYLRKKIGDRKDRRLIHTIRGCGYQLGTVGAHFSPMLSNAPEIRAS comes from the coding sequence ATGACTGTTCTGGTCGCACAAAACGACGCCGCGCTTGCCACTTTTTTGCGCAAAGGTTTGGAAGCCGAAAATCACTCTGTCCATGTGGTTGGTGAGCGCTCTCTAATAATGCCCGCAGTGCTTAGAGTGGATTGCAATCTTATCATTCTCGATTTGGACATGCTGGTGGGATCAAAAGCGGACCGAAGCGAGCATGCACTCTTGCGGGATATACGATTGACCCGCGAGAGTTTATCGATTCTGACACTATCCTCGCGCACAACCGTGGAGGATCGCGTTGGCGCGCTCGACTCTGGCGCGGACGATTTCGTGGCTAAGCCATTTTCTTACTTCGAATTTTCCGCCCGAATCCGGGCTCTCTTGCGCCGTCAGGCCCGACCGCCAGCAGCGCTACTGCAAGTAGAAGACCTTGAAATGAACCGCATGGAACGGAGGGTCCTGCGGGATGGCCGGTCCATCGAATTAACCCCGAAAGAGTTTCACCTACTCGAATTTCTTATGCAGAATTCCGGCCGGCTGGTTTCACGCACCATGATAATGAATCGCGTTTGGGGTTCATCGGGTAACGCCATTGGAGACGCCATGGGGAGCGACTTCAATCGGATATCTCATGATGCTCCCGGATTACCTGGGAAAATTATTGCCGACTCATCGGTGGATGCCATGACAAATATTGTGGATGTATACATTAATTATTTGCGTAAGAAGATTGGGGACCGCAAAGACCGCCGCCTAATCCACACCATTCGTGGATGTGGTTATCAGTTGGGAACTGTTGGGGCTCATTTTTCGCCGATGCTGTCGAATGCTCCAGAAATCCGCGCATCATAA
- a CDS encoding VWA domain-containing protein — MGISFTHLEIALYAIPPLVLLLIYRLLRRNYWSNSLVDIMNEEIGPPNPVLRLPRLLEIAALGFLLVALLGPVFPFQLNRIERGGLQIMFVLDLSQSMEEPIGRGANVAAVTTVNTSPPPQFSNQSTVAPPPTVGSKMEAVKASALAFVNKRTGDAIGLSVFSNNGYVVSPATFDHESLIQYLHMTGTHTLVNEGFTAIGEGLNSANRYFAFSRQKNRKQSKGQVIILFTDGDNNYGRDPMTEVERAKTEGTKIYMMGVALQPGASQQIANAVYSTGGQYYDVRNPGHLEGAFNQINDIEKGIFYTLQLTENQPAYFIFVLLALGCLALRLLLHAIPQFVDLS, encoded by the coding sequence ATGGGCATTAGTTTCACGCATCTCGAGATTGCTCTCTACGCAATTCCTCCGCTTGTGCTGTTGTTGATCTATCGATTGCTGCGGCGGAATTACTGGAGCAATTCCCTCGTCGACATCATGAACGAGGAGATTGGTCCGCCCAATCCCGTGCTCCGTTTGCCGCGGTTGTTGGAAATCGCCGCCTTGGGATTCCTGCTGGTAGCTCTGCTCGGACCGGTCTTTCCGTTTCAGTTGAATCGCATTGAGCGCGGCGGATTGCAGATCATGTTCGTGCTGGATCTTTCGCAAAGCATGGAAGAACCGATTGGTCGCGGTGCCAATGTGGCGGCTGTTACCACCGTAAATACCTCACCTCCGCCGCAGTTCTCCAATCAGAGCACGGTAGCTCCCCCGCCTACCGTCGGCAGCAAGATGGAGGCGGTAAAGGCTAGCGCCTTGGCGTTTGTCAATAAACGCACAGGAGATGCCATCGGACTCTCCGTTTTTTCCAACAATGGCTATGTGGTCAGCCCAGCGACGTTTGATCATGAGAGCCTCATACAGTATCTGCATATGACCGGAACCCACACACTAGTCAATGAGGGGTTCACTGCTATCGGCGAAGGATTGAACTCAGCCAATCGGTATTTTGCCTTCAGCCGCCAGAAGAACCGTAAGCAGTCCAAGGGTCAGGTCATCATCTTGTTTACGGATGGCGACAACAATTACGGTCGCGATCCCATGACCGAGGTGGAGCGCGCGAAAACCGAAGGCACCAAGATTTACATGATGGGTGTGGCGCTCCAGCCAGGCGCATCACAGCAGATTGCCAATGCCGTTTACTCCACCGGTGGACAGTACTACGACGTTCGCAATCCAGGGCACCTCGAAGGCGCATTCAACCAGATCAATGATATTGAGAAGGGTATTTTCTATACTCTCCAGCTCACCGAAAATCAGCCGGCCTATTTCATCTTCGTTCTTCTGGCGCTAGGATGCCTTGCGTTAAGGCTGTTGCTGCACGCGATCCCGCAATTTGTTGACCTCAGTTAA
- a CDS encoding XRE family transcriptional regulator produces the protein MTLQTHSPVREQRAITAKRMEPDFRNSEYAERIYEDLIILKTIIRCAPCGLVQFQTRSGFCRRCDQPLIQAQIEESGRPFSQDEVEPKHLKTETICRRKDHSHKSRNEYSSALRRAVARQTRECRQRLGFSQALLARKLGIPRSYLSRVENEYLLPGPVMLAHIAKTLRVDLTYFWAGFEAYSTSN, from the coding sequence ATGACGCTGCAAACCCATTCGCCTGTGCGAGAACAACGAGCCATAACTGCAAAGCGTATGGAACCTGACTTCAGAAACAGCGAATATGCGGAGCGTATCTATGAGGACTTGATAATTCTCAAGACGATCATTCGATGCGCCCCATGCGGATTAGTTCAGTTCCAAACGAGATCTGGGTTTTGTCGCCGGTGCGACCAGCCCCTGATCCAGGCTCAAATTGAGGAATCTGGCAGACCATTCAGTCAAGATGAGGTTGAGCCAAAGCATTTAAAAACGGAGACCATATGCCGCAGAAAGGATCATTCTCACAAAAGCCGCAACGAGTATTCCTCTGCCCTGCGCCGGGCCGTTGCGCGCCAAACGCGCGAGTGCCGGCAGCGTCTGGGGTTTTCTCAGGCCTTGCTGGCCCGGAAGCTTGGCATCCCGCGCAGCTACTTATCACGAGTTGAAAATGAATACCTACTCCCCGGTCCTGTAATGCTGGCGCATATTGCGAAAACTTTGCGGGTTGACTTGACATACTTCTGGGCCGGATTCGAAGCCTACTCCACTTCAAATTAG
- a CDS encoding VWA domain-containing protein, protein MPEFVYPNYLWLLLGIPAVMLFWFIGLMYHRVMRRRFGNLDNMRGISRISWAGRGWMRGFLFALSLVCMIIGLAYPQILARDLRPLPMPTDVIFMLDVSPSMYAKDMDPNRLGHAEKIIQQFIMRKQPQDRYALVTYNFNSVILSYLTRDPEGVLLYFDFLNQTEEPTWGSNMGAALVSALRVIQADEITFPEEAKKRRRILVMVSDGDDNIGQWGAVMPEIARRRLKVYSFGLGTANGAHVPHMLNNGEIVKYVTTAAGERILTRAQARTMRDLSERTGARFFRGEDQRQVNDAMEEILVSGRPVAGYEANPIRRDLFTHFLTAALALMAAAIFL, encoded by the coding sequence ATGCCCGAGTTTGTTTATCCAAATTATTTGTGGCTGCTGCTGGGAATCCCGGCAGTGATGCTCTTTTGGTTCATCGGCTTGATGTACCACAGAGTGATGCGCCGCCGCTTCGGCAACCTGGACAATATGCGCGGCATTTCGCGGATATCCTGGGCTGGGCGCGGCTGGATGCGCGGATTCTTGTTCGCACTATCGTTAGTCTGCATGATCATCGGGTTGGCCTATCCGCAGATACTGGCCCGCGACCTGCGTCCACTCCCGATGCCTACGGACGTGATTTTCATGCTGGACGTATCTCCGTCCATGTATGCCAAGGACATGGACCCGAACCGCCTGGGGCATGCAGAAAAAATTATCCAGCAGTTCATCATGCGGAAGCAGCCGCAGGATCGATATGCGTTGGTTACCTACAACTTCAACAGCGTCATACTTTCCTATCTGACGCGTGACCCAGAAGGCGTGCTGCTCTATTTTGATTTTCTGAACCAGACCGAAGAGCCGACGTGGGGTTCCAATATGGGCGCGGCTCTGGTGAGCGCGCTGCGCGTGATTCAGGCTGATGAGATCACCTTCCCGGAAGAAGCCAAGAAGCGCCGACGGATTTTGGTGATGGTCTCCGATGGCGACGACAATATTGGCCAATGGGGCGCGGTAATGCCTGAAATTGCGCGCCGGCGCTTGAAGGTTTACTCATTCGGGTTGGGCACAGCCAACGGCGCTCATGTGCCGCATATGTTGAATAATGGCGAAATCGTGAAGTATGTTACGACTGCGGCGGGTGAGCGCATCCTGACCCGCGCGCAGGCACGCACCATGCGCGATCTTTCCGAGCGTACCGGCGCGCGTTTCTTCCGCGGTGAAGATCAGCGGCAGGTCAACGATGCCATGGAAGAAATTTTGGTAAGTGGCAGGCCGGTGGCTGGCTATGAGGCCAACCCGATCCGGCGCGATTTGTTTACACATTTTCTAACGGCAGCCCTCGCCCTGATGGCCGCCGCGATATTTCTGTAA
- a CDS encoding DUF58 domain-containing protein: protein MLPPEIAKELAYLEISASRRIRSLRFGQSRSRIRGSGYEFESHYKYQIGEDLRRVDWNVSARMQDLFLKRNFEEKEVVVFIVADVSRSMRYSTAEYSKRMRMVQVAASLAFSATEDNCHLGFMAFSDKVEAYEPPRKGKGHVWRVIDRLYGMERSNTGTNWETALRFLRSRLNRMSIIFLLSDFVASPDTKDLQDIPDFKAIARRHDIVPIIFEDQLETKLPTGHGLLRFRSSEGKGEMTLSLSSKQRDQYEAIVERRKQSLRDLFFSLGLECMFLPVSEPFMDPLMELFERRKKV from the coding sequence TTGCTACCTCCGGAGATTGCTAAAGAACTCGCGTACCTTGAGATTTCGGCTTCGCGCCGAATCCGCAGTCTGCGCTTCGGCCAGAGCAGAAGCCGCATTCGCGGGTCCGGATACGAGTTCGAGAGCCACTACAAGTACCAGATCGGCGAAGATTTGCGCCGGGTGGATTGGAACGTTTCCGCGCGCATGCAGGACCTTTTCCTGAAACGGAACTTTGAAGAAAAGGAAGTGGTCGTTTTCATCGTGGCTGACGTGTCGCGGTCCATGCGTTACTCCACCGCGGAATACTCCAAGCGCATGCGCATGGTTCAGGTGGCTGCCTCGTTGGCCTTTTCCGCCACGGAAGACAACTGCCATCTGGGATTCATGGCGTTCTCTGACAAAGTGGAAGCTTACGAGCCACCCCGAAAAGGAAAAGGGCATGTTTGGCGCGTCATCGATCGGCTCTATGGCATGGAGCGCAGCAACACGGGCACAAATTGGGAAACTGCCTTGCGGTTTCTGCGCAGCCGCCTGAATCGCATGTCGATCATCTTTCTGCTCTCGGATTTTGTTGCCAGTCCGGATACTAAGGACTTGCAGGATATCCCCGATTTCAAGGCGATCGCCCGGCGGCATGATATTGTGCCCATCATTTTTGAAGATCAATTGGAGACGAAACTACCCACTGGGCATGGTCTACTGCGTTTCCGGTCGTCCGAGGGGAAGGGCGAAATGACCCTGAGTCTTTCCTCCAAGCAACGCGATCAATATGAGGCGATTGTGGAGCGGCGCAAGCAGAGTTTGCGGGATTTGTTCTTTTCGCTGGGGCTGGAATGCATGTTCCTTCCAGTGAGCGAGCCATTTATGGATCCTCTGATGGAGTTATTTGAAAGGCGGAAGAAAGTATGA
- a CDS encoding AAA family ATPase, giving the protein MAVVTQVQTTEQAWEVIHAIEAQVQRVVVGQEDLIRKILIGLFGRIPYSFKKGEGEMAGSGHILLEGVPGLAKTLLVSAVASTFHAKFSRIQFTPDMLPADILGTRIFDARTAEFRTQKGPIFANIVLADEINRAPQKTQSALLEVMQERQVTISETTYPMDDPFWVLATQNPVEQEGVFSLPEAQLDRFAMMIRVVYPTPEYEFKMLTSKLEELRLEAVAEPATVVQIRQLASKVHVDDKVRRYIVAVGQATRSTNADCLPIVKEMIQYGVSPRSYQHLLAMARSAAFFRGRDYVSPSDVKYIATDVLHHRMTRTIRAEVEGVSTDEVVAEVLRRTSIP; this is encoded by the coding sequence TTGGCAGTAGTTACCCAAGTACAGACGACTGAACAGGCCTGGGAGGTCATCCACGCCATTGAAGCGCAGGTCCAGCGCGTAGTCGTTGGGCAGGAAGATCTGATCCGAAAAATCTTGATTGGCCTGTTCGGCCGCATCCCGTATTCGTTCAAGAAGGGCGAAGGCGAGATGGCCGGCTCGGGCCATATCCTGCTGGAAGGCGTCCCCGGACTGGCCAAGACGCTGCTGGTCTCCGCCGTGGCCAGCACCTTTCACGCCAAGTTTTCTCGAATTCAGTTCACGCCCGACATGCTCCCCGCCGACATTCTGGGTACCCGCATCTTTGACGCAAGAACCGCCGAGTTCCGGACACAGAAAGGTCCGATCTTCGCCAACATCGTCCTGGCTGACGAAATCAACCGCGCTCCGCAGAAGACCCAAAGCGCGTTGCTTGAAGTCATGCAGGAGCGCCAGGTAACCATCTCCGAGACCACCTATCCAATGGACGATCCGTTCTGGGTATTGGCGACTCAGAACCCGGTCGAACAGGAAGGCGTCTTCAGTCTGCCGGAAGCGCAGCTCGACCGCTTCGCCATGATGATCCGCGTGGTTTATCCGACGCCAGAATATGAATTCAAGATGCTGACCTCCAAGCTTGAGGAATTGAGACTGGAAGCTGTTGCGGAACCCGCCACGGTGGTTCAGATTCGCCAGCTTGCCAGCAAGGTGCATGTGGACGACAAGGTCCGCCGCTACATCGTGGCCGTCGGCCAGGCCACTCGCAGCACCAATGCGGATTGCCTGCCGATCGTGAAGGAGATGATTCAGTACGGCGTCTCTCCGCGTTCCTACCAGCATTTGCTGGCCATGGCGCGCTCCGCGGCGTTCTTCCGCGGCAGGGACTATGTATCGCCCTCAGACGTTAAATACATCGCCACCGATGTGCTGCACCACAGAATGACACGCACCATCCGCGCTGAAGTGGAAGGCGTGAGTACGGACGAAGTCGTCGCGGAAGTGCTGCGCCGGACATCCATCCCATAG